DNA from Funiculus sociatus GB2-C1:
CAATCCCTACCAGGGCAGCCTTTCATTGCCGAGTGGACGAATAGCAAGTCGCATAACTCTGAATTATGAAGTTGTAGGTGCGAATCCTACCTCGGCATTTATTGGGGAGTCGCCTAATGGCATGGCACCGCTCTTTGAAAGCGGAAAAATGCAGGTTCAAGTCCTGCCTCCCCAGTTCTGCCCCTAAGAAGGCAGCTTTCATCACGCTCCTGTAGCCCAATTGGAAGTAGGCGGCTGTCTCAAAAACAGTCTATGTGTGAGTTCGAGTCTCACCGGGAGCATCAAAACTCGCTCCTGTAGCCCAATTGGAAGTAGGCGGCTGTCTTAAAAACAGTCTATGTGTGGGTTCAAATCCCACCAGGAGCATTAACGGGGTGTGGCGCAGCTTGGCTAGCGCGGCAGCTTTGGGAGCTGAAGGTCGCAGGTTCAAATCCTGCCACCCCGATTTACCCCTGTGATGCAATAGGTAGACATACTTTGTTGAGCGCAAAGTTTATGCAGGTTCAACTCCTGTCAGGGGTACTGGGCATGAAAGCCCGAATACGAATAGACCAATCATTTTTGCCCCTGTAGCCCAATTGGCACGAGGCGCTTCGCTTAGAACGAAGAGGTTGCTGGTTCAAGTCCAGTCAGGGGCATTGGTGCGATGCGGGTGAAGTAGCCAGGGTAGGCTTGGAGGTCTCATAAGCCTCTTATCAGCAGGTTCAACTCCTGCCCCCGCCACCAAAATGCAGGCGTGGTGCAATGGCAAGCATAGGAGTTTCGTAATCTTCTGATGCGAGTTCAACTCTCGCCGCCTGCTTCGGTGCAGATGTGGTGTAAGTGGCAATACAAGAGCATGGTAAGTCCTCAATGTGGGTACCCTAGCCTTCGGCAACGGCTAACGCCGAACGGGAACGCTGACGCGAACAATCCCCGCCGTCTGCTCTTTGAATAATGCAGGTGTGATGTAACAGCAACATGAGGCTCTTGTAAAGCCTTCTTGCGAGTGCAAATCTCGCCTCCTGCTTTCAAGCGGATATGGTGTAACGGTAGCATCTGAGCCTTCCAAGCTCTAGGTACGAGTTCAAGCCTCGTTGTCCGCTCTTTCAAATATGCGGGTGTGATGTAGCGGCTAGCATCTGAGTGCGCCACACTCAGCGCGAGGGTTCAAGTCCCTCCACTCGCTTTCGTAGTCCTGTAGCTCAGTCGGGAGAGTGCCTCTCTTACAAAGAGGATGTCACAGGTTCAAGCCCTGTCAGGACTACCAATATAAACCCCCATAGCTCAGTGCATAGAGCAGCGCCCTTCTAAGGCGAGTGTCCCAGGTTGGAATCCTGGTGGGGGTGCTTGATACAGTTCAAAAAGGAGGATGCCTTCTTCTGCAATTAATTGAACGGGATGAGCGATAAGCCTAAGGGCATGCTTCGCTAACGCATCGCATCTTGCGTGACCCAATCCTTAGAGCCTACATACTTTAGTACGAGAGGAAAAGTAACGCTGTTCAAACACAGCGGGCGTTTGAGAACGAGGAGTGCGAAGAACCCGGCAGGTTGGCTTCAAGGTAGCCATCCTTTAAAGAGTGTGTAACAACTCATCGGCGGAGTCCCTCTAGTAACTGAGAAAACGCAAAATGCTCTGATAACTTGCACGCGAGAATGCGATCGCATTCAAGAACACAAAATACGGGTCTGTAGCTCAATTGGTAGAGCGTCTACCTTGCAAGTAGAAAGATTTGACACTCTCCGCCCTATAAGTGCGGAGATTCTTCGTTCAACGACTCAGCTTGCCGAGATAGGCTTTCGCCTAAAACAGTAGAGACCAAATCTCCCGAAGCGTTCGGATCTAAGATCCAAGTTCCCGTATGACCTACGGTACTTAAGGCTAAGTTCAAGATGTTAATTGCGGCATTCCAGTCTCGGTCTAATACAAATCCACACTTACAAGCATGGGTTCTCATCGACAAAGACTTCTTAACGCAATTGCCGCAGTTAGAGCAATTTTGAGAAGTGTAAGCTGGGTTTACTGCAACTGTCACCCTGCCAAATTTGACTCCAAAATACTCCAACCATTTCCTGAACTGATACCAACCTGCATCGTTAATAGATTTGGCGAGACAGTGATTTTTGACCAAGTTCTTAATCCTCAAGTCTTCGTAGGCGACCAAATCGTTAGATTGGATTACGCAACGCGCCACTTTTTTGGCGTGTTCTTCACGTTGCCTACTTATTTTGAGGTGTACTCGCCCTAATCTATTAACAGCTCTCTTGCGGTTAGCAGAGCCTTTTTTCTTCCGAGAAGCACGGTGTTGGTATAACTTTAGCCGCTTTTCTCCAGAACGATAAAACTTGGGGTTTGGTTCGCTATATCCATGACTATCGGTATAAAACTCCTTGATTCCTACATCTAAACCAATCGTATTTCCTGTAGGTTTTATACTATGAAAGTTTTCACTTCTTATTAGGAACTGAACATAATATCCATCAGCTCTTTTGACCAACCGGACTCGCTTTATCTGGTCTATTTGGTAAAAGTTCAAATCCCAAGTTCCCTTGAGCTTCAGCTTGCCAATCTCTTTTTTGTCGGTAAAAGTAACTTGTTTCCTGTTCTCAGAAAGTGTCCAGCCGGAGGTTTTATATTCCACTGAACGACAATTCTTTTTAAACCGTGGATAACCCTTTTTACCCGGAACGGACTTTTTGCAGTTGTCGTAAAACCGAGCAATGGAGCTATAGGCTCTTTCTACCGAGGCTTGACAGGCATGAGAATTTAAAGCTTTAACAAAGGGATACTCTGCTCTGAGTGCCGTATTGTGACGATAAAGGTCTTTTTGTCCTACACCCTGATTGTCCATCCAATAACGAATGCACTTGTTGCGGACGAATTGAGCGGTTTTTATCGCCTCATTTATCGCACTGTATTGAGTTGTCTTCCCTTTAGCCTTAAACTCTAAAACGATCATTTGACGTGGGAAAACCCTACGCCAAAATAATACCATAAATAAAAACCGTCCTAGAGGTTACTGAGCCTGTTGAAGTAAGGACGGGGCTTAAATCTTATATTTTTGGTCAGTTCGATTCTGACCAGAATCCACCAAATTTAGGGGTCATAGCTCAAAAGGCACGAGCGCTTGCTTTGCACGCGAGAGATCAGGAGTTCGATTCTCCTTGACTCCATC
Protein-coding regions in this window:
- a CDS encoding RNA-guided endonuclease InsQ/TnpB family protein, whose protein sequence is MIVLEFKAKGKTTQYSAINEAIKTAQFVRNKCIRYWMDNQGVGQKDLYRHNTALRAEYPFVKALNSHACQASVERAYSSIARFYDNCKKSVPGKKGYPRFKKNCRSVEYKTSGWTLSENRKQVTFTDKKEIGKLKLKGTWDLNFYQIDQIKRVRLVKRADGYYVQFLIRSENFHSIKPTGNTIGLDVGIKEFYTDSHGYSEPNPKFYRSGEKRLKLYQHRASRKKKGSANRKRAVNRLGRVHLKISRQREEHAKKVARCVIQSNDLVAYEDLRIKNLVKNHCLAKSINDAGWYQFRKWLEYFGVKFGRVTVAVNPAYTSQNCSNCGNCVKKSLSMRTHACKCGFVLDRDWNAAINILNLALSTVGHTGTWILDPNASGDLVSTVLGESLSRQAESLNEESPHL